CAGAAAGTCGTCCGTGCTGACGTGGTGGTCATCGGTAAGGTGATTGGTATCGAGAAAGAGCCGGTGAACTTGGAGACAGTCGAAGTGGTAGGATTCGACTGGCCCCAGAGGAAAACAAGAACAGTAAGCTACAAGGTGGCCCTGGTCAAGGTGCAGGAGAACCTGATTGGTGCGGAGAACATCACGCATCTGAAGATCGCCTTTGTCCCGCAGGAGGTGGCTCCCCCTCCCCCCATCGCCCGTCCCTTCCGTCCCAAGGACCAGGAGATTGTGCAGAGAACCACCGCTTACCCGGTGGATTTGCGGGAAGGGGAGGAGTTCCTCTTCTTCCTCGTCAAGCATCCGGGCGGGCTGTATTTCATGATGCTGTACCCCGACCTGCCCATCGTAGTCAAGGGAAGAGACAAGGAAATCTATCAGGCTAAGGAGGTCGCGGCTATCCTGGCCAAGCCAATGGTTGCACTCAAGAGTGACAAACCAGAGGTCCGGGTCCGAGCCGCCGCTGTGCTGGTCATGAAGTTCCGCTCCGCCCCGATGTTCGCCCAGCAAGTGGACCAGGTGCCGATCGACGCGGAGATGAGCCGCCTGATTCTGCAAGCCCTGGCCGAAGCCGACTGGAGCCAACAGCCCAATGCCGACGAGTTCCCCTTCCAGGTCGCGCAAGCGTTCTACGCCCTTGGCTTGACGCCCCAGGACGGCTGGACTCCCCCCAAGTTCACGCCGCCGCAGCCGGGCCAGCCGCCGGTGGACTACAACAAGCTCGTGCACAAGTCCTTCGTCGAATGGCTCAAAGGCCCTGGCAAGAATTACCGCATCAAAAAGTTCGTGGCCAAGAACTGACAGGGACCACCCGGATGCCTGAGACCAAGGTTTCCAGACTCCTCTGACCAAGAGCCGCGGATTCCCTCCGCCTTCGCAACCGGCAGCTTCCCCCGGCCGGTTTGTTTTTGTCGCTTCTGCCTTTGTCGCTTCTTCCGTCAAACCCCGAAACGGAACTCGACGACCGGCAGCGCCCCCCTGCCGGTTCCTTTGGGGGGTCACACCTTGTTGGCAAACGAAGAGCTGGCCGGAACGGCCGAGCGGCAGCGGGAACGTCAACGGGCAACGTCAGCGTTAGGGTCAATCGAGATGGAGGGCGAGCTGGTAGATTTCCTCGATGTCGAAGACGGCGGTGTGGGTTTCAAACAGTTTGGCCACGGCGGTTTTGTGGATTTTCATCTTGGTGCTGCCGACCCCCAGGGCGCCGTAGCAGACGATGCCATCGCGGATGGTGCCTTTGTCGTTGAGTTCCACGCCTTCGATACCGGCGGGGGGGACGCCGTTGAGGTCGATGAGGAGTTTGAGGGCGTTGGCTTTGTCCCGGATTTTTTTGGGCAGAAGGACGACACCGGGTGCTCCGGCAGCGATGACAAGCTGGCGTCCCTCGAGGGCCTCAGGGGCATCCGCCGCAGTGGCGACGCTGACAGCCTCCACGCCTGCACCGGGGACCTGAGCGCGAATCCGCTGGCAGACCGCCTCGGCCCGTTCCAGTTGCCGGGAACCGACCCGCACATGTCCGCCGGCGCGGGCCAGGAGCCGGACTACCCGCTGCCCCACCGGCCCCGTTCCCCCCAGGACCAGCGAGCGGGCGCGGGACAAATCCAGATGCCGGGCCGCGACCCGCACCGCCGCCGCGGCGGTCGTGTTCGCACCGTTGGGGTCCAGCAGGATCGACACGCTCAGCCCGTATTGCGGCAGCAGATGCTTGCGCACCTCGCTCAGCAGCGCTTCCCCCGCTTGCACATCCGAACCGCCGATGAAAATCGCCGTGCGGTGCAAATCCTGCGGGCCGCGCGTGAAGATGCAGCCATGGACCAGGGGCGC
This window of the Thermogemmata fonticola genome carries:
- a CDS encoding NADP-dependent methylenetetrahydromethanopterin/methylenetetrahydrofolate dehydrogenase, coding for MAEKTKILVQLDTDALPSVFDRIVAIDAGAEQVLSYGGVTPQNVAPLVHGCIFTRGPQDLHRTAIFIGGSDVQAGEALLSEVRKHLLPQYGLSVSILLDPNGANTTAAAAVRVAARHLDLSRARSLVLGGTGPVGQRVVRLLARAGGHVRVGSRQLERAEAVCQRIRAQVPGAGVEAVSVATAADAPEALEGRQLVIAAGAPGVVLLPKKIRDKANALKLLIDLNGVPPAGIEGVELNDKGTIRDGIVCYGALGVGSTKMKIHKTAVAKLFETHTAVFDIEEIYQLALHLD